One stretch of Skermanella mucosa DNA includes these proteins:
- the pyc gene encoding pyruvate carboxylase has translation MPISKILVANRSEIAIRVFRAANELGIKTVAIWAEEDKLSLHRFKADESYQVGRGPHLSKDMGPIESYLSISEVIRVARLSCADAIHPGYGFLSESPEFVEACSDAGFIFIGPTPDTMRRLGNKVAARNLAISVGVPVIPATEPLPDDMAEVAHMAGEIGYPVMLKASWGGGGRGMRAIRDPKDLAKEVMEAKREAMVAFGKDEVYLEKLVERARHVESQILGDTHGNVVHLFERDCSIQRRNQKVVERAPAPYLSEAQRQELATYSLKIAEATNYVGAGTVEYLMDADTGKFYFIEVNPRIQVEHTVTEVVTGIDIVKAQIHILEGAVIGMPESGVPKQEDIHLNGHALQCRITTEDPEHNFIPDYGRITAYRSAAGFGIRLDGGTAYTGAIITRYYDPLLEKVTASGGSPEEAIRRMDRALREFRIRGVATNLTFLEAIITHPKFGDNSYTTCFIDSTPELFAQVKRADRATKLLTYLADVTVNGHPETKGRPMPSLHATKPVLPYSNCLVPDGTKQLLDSLGPQKFAEWMRGQKRLLVTDTTMRDGHQSLLATRMRTYDIARAAGVYARALPNLFSLECWGGATFDVSMRFLTEDPWERLAMIREGAPNILLQMLLRGANGVGYTNYPDNVVKFFVRQAASGGIDVFRVFDCLNWVENMRVSMDAIRQENKLCEAAICYTGDLLNSARPKYDLKYYIGLAEELEKAGAHIIAVKDMAGLLKPAAAGVLFKALREATSLPIHFHTHDTSGISAATVLAAVDAGVDAVDAAMDAISGNTSQPCLGSIVEALSTSERAPGLDTEWIRRISFYWEAVRGQYAAFESDLKGPASEVYLHEMPGGQFTNLKEQARSLGLDARWHQVAQTYADANKMFGDIVKVTPSSKVVGDMALMMVSQDLTVADVENPAKDIAFPDSVISMLKGDLGQPPNGWPEALQKKALKGEKPYKVRPGSLLAEADLDAERKAIEAKLERAVDDFELASYLMYPKVFTDFALASDTYGPVSVLPTHAYFYGLGDGEELLAEIEKGKTLVIVNQAMSGTDAQGMVTVFFELNGQPRRIKVPDRTHGAIGSAVRKAETGNNAHLGAPMPGVISHVFITPGQVVKTGDVLLSIEAMKMETALHAEKDGTIAEVLVKVGDQIDAKDLLLVISLQP, from the coding sequence TTGCCGATTTCAAAAATTCTCGTTGCTAACCGATCCGAGATCGCCATCCGCGTGTTTCGGGCCGCCAATGAACTCGGTATCAAGACCGTCGCCATATGGGCGGAAGAGGACAAGCTTTCGCTACATCGGTTCAAGGCCGATGAAAGCTACCAGGTCGGCCGGGGTCCGCATCTCTCCAAGGATATGGGGCCGATCGAGAGCTATCTCTCCATCTCCGAAGTGATCCGGGTAGCTAGGCTTTCCTGCGCCGATGCGATCCATCCAGGCTACGGCTTCCTATCGGAAAGCCCCGAATTCGTCGAGGCCTGCAGCGATGCAGGCTTCATTTTCATCGGCCCAACACCGGATACCATGCGTCGGCTCGGCAACAAGGTCGCAGCCCGAAACTTGGCGATTTCGGTCGGCGTGCCGGTGATTCCTGCGACAGAACCTCTGCCGGACGACATGGCGGAGGTTGCCCACATGGCCGGAGAGATCGGTTATCCTGTGATGCTCAAGGCATCCTGGGGCGGCGGGGGCCGCGGCATGCGTGCCATCCGCGATCCGAAGGATCTTGCAAAGGAGGTGATGGAAGCCAAGCGCGAAGCCATGGTTGCCTTCGGCAAGGACGAGGTCTATTTGGAAAAACTGGTCGAGCGCGCGCGCCACGTCGAAAGCCAAATTCTCGGCGACACTCATGGCAATGTCGTGCATCTGTTCGAGCGCGATTGCTCCATCCAGCGCCGCAACCAGAAGGTCGTAGAGCGAGCACCCGCTCCCTATCTCTCGGAAGCGCAACGTCAGGAACTAGCGACTTATTCGTTGAAGATCGCCGAGGCGACGAACTATGTCGGGGCTGGCACCGTCGAATATCTGATGGATGCCGATACTGGCAAATTCTACTTCATCGAAGTCAATCCACGCATCCAAGTCGAGCATACTGTCACTGAGGTCGTGACCGGCATCGATATCGTCAAGGCGCAGATCCACATTCTCGAGGGCGCGGTCATCGGAATGCCGGAGTCGGGCGTGCCGAAACAGGAAGATATCCACCTCAATGGACACGCGCTGCAATGTCGCATCACTACGGAAGACCCGGAGCATAATTTCATTCCCGACTATGGCCGCATCACGGCTTATCGCTCAGCTGCCGGTTTCGGCATCCGCCTCGATGGCGGCACGGCCTATACAGGCGCGATCATCACCCGCTATTACGATCCGCTGCTGGAGAAGGTTACGGCATCGGGTGGCAGCCCGGAGGAAGCGATCAGACGCATGGACCGGGCGCTGCGTGAATTCCGCATCCGTGGCGTCGCGACCAACCTCACCTTCCTCGAAGCGATCATTACCCATCCGAAATTCGGCGACAACAGCTACACGACCTGCTTCATCGATTCGACGCCAGAGCTTTTCGCGCAGGTGAAGCGGGCCGACCGCGCCACCAAGCTTCTCACCTATCTGGCCGACGTGACAGTCAACGGTCACCCTGAGACCAAAGGGCGACCGATGCCCTCGCTGCACGCCACCAAGCCCGTGCTGCCCTATAGCAACTGTTTGGTGCCAGACGGCACCAAACAGTTGCTGGACAGCCTTGGCCCACAAAAATTTGCCGAATGGATGCGCGGCCAGAAACGCCTGCTAGTGACCGACACGACGATGCGCGACGGACACCAATCGCTGCTTGCGACCCGCATGCGCACTTATGACATCGCTCGCGCCGCCGGCGTTTATGCACGCGCACTGCCGAACCTCTTCTCGCTCGAATGCTGGGGCGGCGCCACCTTCGATGTGTCCATGCGCTTCCTCACGGAAGACCCATGGGAACGTCTGGCGATGATCCGTGAAGGCGCCCCGAATATCCTGCTGCAGATGCTGCTGCGCGGCGCGAATGGTGTTGGTTACACCAATTATCCAGACAATGTCGTCAAGTTTTTTGTCCGCCAAGCGGCCAGTGGTGGGATTGACGTCTTCCGCGTTTTTGACTGCCTCAACTGGGTCGAGAACATGCGCGTCTCCATGGATGCGATCAGGCAAGAGAACAAGCTGTGCGAAGCGGCGATCTGCTATACCGGCGATCTCCTCAATAGCGCGCGCCCGAAATACGACCTCAAGTATTATATCGGGCTAGCCGAAGAGCTGGAAAAGGCCGGCGCCCATATCATCGCCGTCAAGGACATGGCCGGCCTGTTGAAACCCGCTGCGGCGGGTGTGCTGTTCAAGGCATTGCGCGAGGCGACCAGCTTGCCGATTCATTTTCACACCCATGATACCTCCGGCATTTCAGCCGCGACCGTGCTTGCCGCCGTCGATGCGGGCGTGGATGCGGTGGATGCGGCAATGGACGCCATTTCCGGCAACACCTCGCAGCCATGCCTCGGCTCGATTGTCGAGGCGCTGTCGACCTCCGAACGCGCCCCCGGCCTCGATACGGAATGGATTCGCCGCATTTCCTTCTATTGGGAAGCGGTTCGCGGTCAATATGCGGCTTTCGAAAGCGATCTCAAGGGCCCGGCATCGGAAGTCTACCTGCACGAGATGCCGGGTGGCCAGTTCACCAATCTCAAGGAACAAGCCCGCTCTCTCGGCCTTGATGCACGCTGGCATCAGGTGGCGCAGACCTATGCGGACGCCAACAAGATGTTCGGTGATATCGTCAAGGTCACGCCATCCTCCAAGGTGGTCGGCGACATGGCGCTGATGATGGTCTCTCAGGATCTGACGGTCGCAGATGTCGAAAACCCCGCCAAAGATATCGCCTTTCCGGACTCGGTCATTTCGATGCTGAAGGGAGATCTCGGCCAGCCGCCGAACGGCTGGCCGGAAGCGCTGCAGAAAAAGGCGCTGAAGGGCGAAAAGCCCTATAAGGTCCGTCCCGGCTCGCTGCTTGCTGAAGCCGATCTCGACGCCGAAAGGAAAGCGATCGAAGCCAAGCTAGAGCGGGCGGTCGACGATTTCGAACTCGCCTCCTACCTCATGTACCCGAAGGTGTTCACCGATTTCGCCCTGGCGAGCGATACCTATGGTCCCGTCTCGGTGTTGCCGACGCATGCCTATTTTTACGGGCTTGGCGACGGCGAAGAGTTGCTCGCCGAGATCGAGAAGGGGAAGACGCTGGTCATCGTCAACCAGGCAATGAGCGGCACGGACGCTCAGGGCATGGTCACGGTCTTCTTCGAACTGAACGGGCAGCCACGCCGCATCAAGGTGCCTGACCGTACCCATGGCGCGATAGGTTCGGCCGTACGAAAGGCGGAAACCGGCAATAACGCCCATCTCGGAGCCCCAATGCCTGGCGTCATCTCCCACGTCTTCATTACCCCAGGTCAGGTTGTCAAGACGGGCGATGTGCTGCTTTCCATCGAGGCTATGAAGATGGAAACCGCGCTGCATGCGGAAAAGGACGGAACCATCGCCGAAGTCCTAGTCAAGGTCGGCGACCAGATCGACGCCAAAGATTTACTCCTCGTCATTTCACTGCAGCCTTAA
- a CDS encoding c-type cytochrome, with protein sequence MSSKVENKRDGKPDIWIFQVAQPLLTFGTLFARRMKSRNIPVLSGGRKKDHQRSPLMKRYILAAGVANLIALGTGPAWAEGDAAAGEKGFNACKACHTIEKGSPNRIGPNLHSVVGRKAGSVEGFQYSAAVKNSQITWDEVNLDTFLADPKGKIAGNKMAFAGVKNEKQRRDIIAYLQKQSK encoded by the coding sequence TTGAGCAGTAAAGTCGAGAATAAGCGCGATGGCAAACCGGACATTTGGATTTTTCAGGTAGCTCAGCCATTGTTGACTTTTGGCACGCTTTTCGCGCGTCGCATGAAATCTCGGAATATTCCAGTGCTTTCTGGAGGCCGTAAAAAAGATCATCAGAGGAGTCCACTTATGAAGCGATATATCCTAGCAGCCGGCGTGGCGAACCTCATCGCGCTCGGCACAGGCCCCGCCTGGGCGGAAGGCGATGCCGCCGCCGGCGAGAAGGGGTTCAACGCCTGCAAGGCCTGCCACACTATTGAGAAAGGTAGCCCCAACCGCATCGGCCCAAATCTCCATAGCGTCGTCGGGCGCAAGGCCGGCTCGGTGGAAGGCTTCCAGTACTCCGCGGCAGTGAAGAATTCCCAAATCACCTGGGATGAAGTAAACCTTGACACCTTCCTCGCCGATCCGAAGGGCAAAATTGCCGGTAACAAAATGGCCTTTGCTGGCGTCAAGAATGAGAAGCAACGGCGGGACATTATCGCCTATTTGCAGAAACAATCGAAGTAG
- the glcF gene encoding glycolate oxidase subunit GlcF has protein sequence MQTNFSLAQLADADTRESEKILRACVHCGFCTATCPTYALLGDELDSPRGRIYLIKDMLENDKPATDQVVKHIDRCLTCLSCMTTCPSGVHYMHLVDHGRAHIEKTYRRPASERLMRKMLATVLPRPGLFRMALMAAKAGRPVAGVMPAKLKGMLALAPKKIPGPSPVDKPQVIPAEGTRRKRVAILNGCAQQVLNTAINESTVRLLTRHGVEVVVAKGAGCCGALTHHMGLTDNAHGYARANILAWTREIEKGGLDAVVINTSGCGTTVKDYGFMFREDKEMADKAARISALAKDVTEFMAELGLGEPVVETGQVVAYHSACSMQHGQKIKTPPRSLLGKAGFQIREVPEGHLCCGSAGIYNLVQPEIAGELRERKVRNIESTKPQVIAAGNIGCITQIGSGTSIPIVHTVELLDWATGGPLPQALENHTGFAESVASWPRNRKLALENLKIDL, from the coding sequence ATGCAGACCAACTTCTCCCTGGCCCAGCTTGCCGACGCCGATACGCGGGAATCCGAAAAGATCCTGCGCGCCTGCGTCCACTGCGGCTTCTGTACCGCGACCTGTCCGACCTATGCCCTGCTGGGCGACGAATTGGACAGCCCGCGGGGCCGGATCTACCTGATCAAGGACATGCTGGAGAACGACAAGCCGGCGACCGATCAGGTGGTCAAGCATATCGATCGCTGCCTGACTTGCCTGTCGTGCATGACCACGTGTCCGTCCGGCGTGCACTATATGCATCTGGTCGACCATGGCCGCGCTCATATCGAGAAGACCTACCGCCGCCCTGCCTCCGAGCGCCTGATGCGCAAGATGCTGGCGACGGTGCTGCCGCGTCCGGGCCTGTTCCGGATGGCCCTGATGGCGGCCAAGGCCGGGCGGCCTGTTGCCGGCGTGATGCCGGCCAAGCTCAAGGGCATGCTGGCGCTGGCCCCGAAGAAGATCCCCGGTCCCAGCCCCGTGGACAAGCCGCAGGTGATCCCGGCGGAGGGGACGCGGCGGAAGCGGGTCGCGATCCTGAACGGCTGCGCCCAGCAGGTGCTGAACACGGCGATCAACGAATCGACGGTGCGGCTGCTGACCCGGCACGGGGTCGAGGTGGTGGTCGCCAAGGGCGCCGGGTGCTGCGGCGCGCTGACCCATCACATGGGCCTGACCGACAACGCCCACGGCTATGCCCGCGCCAATATCCTGGCGTGGACCAGGGAGATCGAGAAGGGCGGGCTGGACGCGGTCGTCATCAATACGTCCGGCTGCGGAACGACCGTCAAGGACTACGGCTTCATGTTCCGCGAGGACAAGGAGATGGCGGACAAGGCGGCGCGGATCTCGGCGCTGGCAAAGGACGTGACCGAGTTCATGGCGGAGCTTGGCCTTGGCGAGCCGGTGGTCGAGACGGGGCAGGTGGTTGCCTACCACTCCGCCTGTTCGATGCAGCACGGCCAGAAGATCAAGACGCCGCCGCGCTCGCTGCTGGGCAAGGCGGGGTTCCAGATCCGCGAGGTGCCTGAAGGGCACCTGTGCTGCGGCTCCGCCGGTATCTACAACCTGGTCCAGCCGGAGATCGCGGGGGAGCTGCGCGAGCGCAAGGTCCGCAACATCGAGAGCACCAAGCCGCAGGTGATCGCGGCGGGCAATATCGGCTGCATAACCCAGATCGGATCGGGCACGTCGATCCCGATCGTCCATACGGTCGAACTGCTGGACTGGGCGACCGGCGGTCCACTGCCGCAAGCGTTGGAGAACCATACCGGATTTGCCGAATCCGTTGCAAGTTGGCCACGGAATAGGAAGTTAGCTTTAGAAAATTTGAAAATTGATCTTTAG
- the glcE gene encoding glycolate oxidase subunit GlcE, with protein sequence MTTHLKPADAAQALEAVRWAISEETPLELVGHGTKRALGRPFQATHTLDVSDLSGLKFYEPAELVLSAQAATPLAELEALLDENRQQFAFEPPDFGPLLGGEAGKQTIGGVVSCNLAGPRRVKAGAARDHFLGCQAVSGRGEAFKAGGRVVKNVTGYDLPKLLAGSYGTLALLTEVTLKVLPAPEDTRTVLIRGLDDATAIRVMALALQSPYEVAAAAHIPAALAGGVGVEELGSGVAATAIRLEGFGPSIEYRAGKFRDLFRDFGSVEFLERKPSLAFWAAVRDVKPFVANPEKLVWRLSVPPADGARVAADIASRIPAEAYFDWGGGLIWLAVDPTVERAGQEVIREAIGLGGGHATLIRAPDMVRASADVFHPQAATLAALSARVKESQDPKRIFNPGRMYAGV encoded by the coding sequence ATGACGACTCATTTGAAGCCGGCGGACGCGGCGCAGGCGCTGGAAGCCGTCCGCTGGGCCATTTCCGAGGAAACCCCGCTGGAACTGGTGGGCCACGGCACCAAGCGGGCGCTGGGCCGGCCGTTCCAGGCGACCCACACGCTGGACGTATCGGACCTGTCGGGCCTGAAGTTCTATGAACCGGCGGAACTGGTGCTGTCGGCGCAGGCCGCAACGCCTTTGGCCGAGCTGGAGGCGCTGCTGGATGAGAACCGCCAGCAATTCGCCTTCGAGCCGCCCGATTTCGGGCCGCTGCTGGGCGGAGAGGCCGGCAAGCAGACGATCGGCGGCGTGGTGTCGTGCAATCTGGCCGGCCCCCGGCGGGTCAAGGCCGGGGCGGCGCGCGACCACTTCCTGGGCTGTCAGGCGGTCAGCGGTCGCGGCGAGGCCTTCAAGGCGGGTGGCCGCGTGGTGAAGAACGTCACGGGCTACGACCTGCCGAAGCTGCTCGCCGGGTCCTACGGCACGCTGGCGCTGCTGACGGAAGTCACGCTCAAGGTGCTGCCGGCGCCGGAGGACACCAGGACGGTCCTGATCCGGGGGCTGGACGACGCGACGGCGATCCGGGTCATGGCGCTGGCGCTTCAGAGTCCTTACGAGGTGGCGGCTGCCGCCCATATCCCAGCAGCCCTGGCGGGCGGCGTCGGGGTCGAGGAGCTTGGCAGCGGCGTCGCGGCGACGGCGATCCGGCTGGAAGGCTTCGGGCCGTCGATCGAGTACCGGGCCGGCAAGTTCCGCGACCTGTTCCGGGACTTCGGCAGCGTCGAGTTCCTGGAGCGGAAGCCGTCGCTGGCGTTCTGGGCGGCGGTCAGGGACGTGAAGCCGTTCGTCGCCAACCCGGAAAAGCTGGTATGGCGCTTGTCGGTGCCGCCGGCGGATGGCGCGCGGGTGGCGGCCGACATCGCCTCAAGGATTCCGGCGGAGGCGTATTTCGACTGGGGCGGCGGGCTGATCTGGCTGGCGGTCGATCCCACGGTCGAGCGCGCGGGGCAGGAAGTGATCCGTGAGGCCATAGGTCTCGGCGGCGGCCACGCGACGCTGATCCGGGCGCCCGATATGGTGCGGGCCTCGGCGGACGTCTTTCATCCCCAGGCAGCGACGCTGGCGGCCTTGTCGGCACGCGTCAAGGAATCCCAGGACCCTAAGCGCATCTTCAATCCCGGCCGTATGTACGCCGGGGTCTGA
- a CDS encoding FAD-linked oxidase C-terminal domain-containing protein, producing the protein MQMPPLDASVLTRRREIVEALRTMVPGEGVIDDTDELRAYETDALTAYRQLPMIVVLPKTTEQVSQVLKYCNEIGIKVVPRGAGTSLSGGALPLADGIILGLGKFNKILDIDYGNRTVTVQPGVTNLGITNAVAHEDFYYAPDPSSQIACTIGGNIAENSGGVHCLKYGLTTNNVLGIEMVLMNGDVVRLGGKHLDSDGYDLLGIMTGSEGLLGVVTEVTVRILKKPETLRAVLIGFPSSETGGDCVAAIIAAGIIPGGMEMMDKPAIHAAEEFVHAGYPLDVEAILIVELDGPEAEVNHLIGEVETIARKCGAVSIRVSSSEDERMVFWAGRKAAFPAVGRISPDYLCMDGTIPRKELPLVLNRMAEMSERYGLRVANVFHAGDGNLHPLILYDANKPGELQAAEDFGADILKLCVEVGGVLTGEHGVGVEKRDLMIHQFTETDMNQQQRVKCAFDPDGLLNPGKVFPQLHRCAELGRMHIHRGQLPFPDLPRF; encoded by the coding sequence ATGCAGATGCCACCACTCGATGCGTCGGTTCTGACCCGCCGCCGCGAAATTGTCGAAGCCCTGCGGACGATGGTACCCGGCGAGGGCGTGATCGATGACACCGACGAACTCCGCGCCTACGAAACCGACGCCCTGACCGCCTACCGCCAATTGCCGATGATCGTCGTCCTGCCGAAGACGACCGAGCAGGTCTCCCAAGTCCTCAAATACTGCAACGAGATCGGGATCAAGGTCGTCCCGCGCGGAGCCGGCACGTCGCTGTCCGGTGGAGCGCTGCCGCTGGCCGACGGCATTATCCTGGGGCTCGGCAAGTTCAACAAGATCCTGGATATCGACTACGGCAACCGGACCGTCACGGTCCAGCCAGGCGTCACCAACCTGGGCATCACCAATGCTGTGGCGCATGAGGACTTCTATTACGCGCCGGACCCCAGCAGCCAGATCGCCTGCACGATCGGCGGCAACATCGCCGAGAACTCCGGCGGGGTCCACTGCCTCAAATACGGGTTGACCACCAACAACGTCCTCGGCATCGAGATGGTGCTGATGAATGGCGACGTCGTGCGCTTGGGCGGCAAGCACCTGGACAGCGACGGCTACGACCTGCTCGGCATCATGACCGGCTCCGAAGGGTTGCTGGGCGTCGTGACCGAGGTGACGGTGCGCATCCTGAAGAAGCCGGAGACGCTGCGGGCCGTGCTGATCGGTTTTCCCAGCAGCGAGACTGGGGGAGACTGCGTCGCGGCCATCATCGCGGCGGGCATCATCCCCGGCGGCATGGAGATGATGGACAAGCCGGCGATCCACGCGGCGGAGGAATTCGTCCACGCGGGCTATCCGCTTGATGTGGAAGCTATTCTGATCGTCGAACTGGACGGACCGGAGGCGGAGGTCAACCACCTGATCGGCGAGGTCGAGACGATCGCCCGCAAATGCGGGGCGGTGTCGATCCGCGTCAGTTCGTCCGAGGACGAGCGGATGGTGTTCTGGGCCGGGCGCAAGGCGGCGTTCCCCGCCGTCGGGCGGATCAGCCCGGACTATCTGTGCATGGACGGTACGATCCCGCGCAAGGAACTGCCGCTGGTGCTGAACCGGATGGCGGAGATGTCGGAGCGCTACGGTTTGCGGGTCGCCAACGTGTTCCACGCGGGCGACGGCAACCTGCACCCGCTGATCCTGTACGATGCCAACAAGCCGGGCGAGTTGCAGGCGGCGGAGGACTTCGGCGCGGATATCCTGAAGCTGTGCGTCGAGGTCGGCGGCGTGCTGACAGGCGAGCATGGCGTCGGGGTCGAGAAGCGTGACCTGATGATCCATCAGTTCACCGAAACCGACATGAACCAGCAGCAGCGGGTCAAGTGCGCCTTCGACCCCGACGGCCTGCTGAACCCCGGCAAGGTGTTCCCGCAGCTTCACCGGTGCGCCGAACTGGGCCGCATGCATATCCACCGCGGCCAGTTGCCGTTCCCCGATCTTCCGCGCTTTTAA
- the groEL gene encoding molecular chaperone GroEL: protein MSKMMLHHEEARAALARGVAKLARAVQGTLGPKGTNAIIDRPIGTPLISRDGVSIADEIELECRFENMGAQVVREVSKQTNEVAGDGTTTATVLANALIQDGVKVLNAGHSAVDLIAGIERACDLTTRELRRSARPLRNNAELEQVAIVAATEPALGRLIADALIRVGSEGIVEVEYGVPGTETTLNVLEGMAFDRGFISHHMATDTTNMRAVLDEPYILLTDHKITTPDPVIRILEQVSRTGRPLLIVADEVSPEVVAALMAMRRNSQGVAVAVNPPEFGHWRKAMMEDISILTGGRVIARDLGGKIETVTLDDLGSADQAHISANETILVRGHGDVATVHARRAQVQRLLEAAPPNIERDKLAERLAKLTNGTATILTGGATPVEQKRLAQLLEDSLNAARAARAEGVVAGGGAALVQIASVLDALAEETTNGEREGVRLVQRAITQPLACIAENCGLNSADIVAKVAGAAQGTGFNAHTGQFGDMFAAGVIDPVKVTCSALRNAVSVAKLILTTHTLIADRPENVDPTAGLARGGGAEMLGRQ from the coding sequence ATGTCAAAGATGATGTTGCACCATGAAGAGGCGCGTGCAGCGTTGGCCCGCGGTGTTGCCAAACTGGCTCGGGCCGTGCAGGGCACCCTCGGACCCAAAGGCACAAACGCGATTATCGACCGGCCGATTGGTACCCCCCTCATCTCGCGCGATGGTGTCAGCATCGCAGACGAGATCGAACTGGAGTGCCGGTTCGAGAACATGGGTGCCCAGGTCGTTCGTGAGGTATCAAAGCAGACCAATGAGGTCGCCGGTGACGGCACGACGACTGCCACCGTACTGGCCAACGCATTGATCCAAGATGGGGTCAAGGTGCTGAACGCTGGTCATAGTGCGGTCGACCTCATAGCGGGGATTGAACGCGCCTGTGACCTCACAACGCGAGAACTACGGCGCTCGGCCCGCCCGCTACGCAATAATGCTGAGCTGGAACAAGTGGCTATCGTCGCCGCAACCGAGCCAGCGCTCGGGCGGTTGATTGCTGACGCTCTGATCCGGGTCGGCTCAGAAGGCATCGTAGAGGTCGAATATGGGGTTCCGGGCACTGAAACTACACTCAACGTCCTCGAAGGTATGGCATTTGATCGAGGCTTCATCTCCCATCATATGGCAACCGATACTACAAACATGCGGGCGGTGCTCGACGAGCCCTATATTCTCCTGACCGACCATAAAATCACGACACCCGACCCAGTAATCCGCATCCTGGAGCAGGTATCCCGGACCGGCAGGCCATTGCTAATCGTCGCCGATGAGGTTTCGCCTGAGGTCGTTGCTGCCCTGATGGCAATGCGACGCAACAGCCAGGGAGTGGCGGTTGCTGTGAACCCGCCGGAATTCGGACACTGGCGTAAGGCAATGATGGAAGACATATCGATCTTAACTGGTGGTCGCGTCATTGCACGCGATCTCGGTGGCAAGATTGAGACCGTCACACTGGATGACCTAGGCTCGGCCGACCAAGCGCACATCTCGGCCAATGAAACGATCCTCGTCCGCGGACATGGTGACGTCGCCACAGTCCACGCTCGCCGCGCCCAGGTTCAGCGTCTACTGGAGGCTGCGCCTCCGAACATAGAACGCGATAAACTTGCGGAGCGATTAGCCAAGCTGACCAATGGTACGGCCACAATCCTGACTGGCGGCGCAACGCCAGTGGAACAGAAACGCTTGGCCCAACTCTTGGAAGACTCACTCAATGCCGCCCGCGCCGCGCGAGCCGAAGGAGTGGTGGCCGGCGGTGGAGCTGCTCTGGTGCAGATTGCGTCGGTACTCGACGCTTTAGCTGAGGAGACCACCAATGGGGAGCGCGAGGGTGTACGGCTGGTTCAACGAGCAATCACTCAGCCACTCGCCTGCATCGCTGAGAACTGCGGGCTGAACAGCGCCGACATCGTGGCGAAGGTCGCCGGTGCTGCACAGGGAACTGGTTTCAATGCCCATACTGGGCAGTTTGGCGACATGTTCGCTGCCGGTGTGATCGATCCCGTTAAGGTAACCTGCAGCGCGCTGCGGAATGCAGTCTCGGTCGCTAAGCTGATCCTTACCACCCATACGTTGATTGCTGACAGACCGGAAAACGTTGATCCTACTGCGGGCTTGGCCCGGGGTGGTGGTGCCGAGATGCTTGGCCGCCAGTAA
- a CDS encoding MmoB/DmpM family protein — protein sequence MSVTTGQQLFKSIDNITLDGTVSHQCGVTMNDSVEARCIAEVMEEKPGIKVTYLPAMIRIDGEGRIEFKMNEISEALGREMTPHLFEISTSTHYGRMVMIDDDTVMLFGNMDDALQYE from the coding sequence ATGAGCGTGACCACGGGACAGCAGTTATTCAAGTCGATCGATAACATTACTTTGGACGGCACGGTCTCACACCAGTGCGGGGTGACGATGAACGATAGTGTCGAGGCTCGTTGCATTGCCGAAGTGATGGAGGAAAAGCCCGGCATCAAGGTAACCTATCTACCTGCCATGATTCGTATCGATGGCGAAGGCAGGATCGAGTTCAAGATGAACGAGATCAGCGAGGCCCTTGGGCGTGAAATGACCCCGCATCTGTTCGAGATCTCCACCTCCACCCATTACGGCCGCATGGTCATGATCGACGACGACACGGTCATGCTGTTCGGCAACATGGATGACGCGCTCCAATACGAGTGA